From the genome of Eucalyptus grandis isolate ANBG69807.140 chromosome 2, ASM1654582v1, whole genome shotgun sequence, one region includes:
- the LOC104434810 gene encoding uncharacterized protein LOC104434810 has product MDTRRSNRGARPPPKNGHNDNKDEDLLLFRELHRREKDRTMNLLLPISNEFEPNGIPGNYPLPIHRTASGKSEFLAENDKNDYDWLKTPPATPLFPSLEMEANAVDYPMQREIPILQPLSRVMVLSMTTAISAFYIEP; this is encoded by the exons ATGGACACCAGAAGATCGAACCGAGGCGCCAGACCACCTCCCAAGAATGGCCACAACGATAACAAGGATGAAGACCTCCTCCTTTTCCGGGAATTGCACCGCCGCGAGAAGGACCGCACCATGAACCTCCTCCTGCCCATTTCCAATGAGTTCGAGCCCAATGGGATCCCAG GCAACTATCCTCTGCCTATCCACAGAACCGCCTCGGGTAAAAGTGAGTTCCTTGCCGAGAATGACAAGAATGATTACGACTG GTTGAAGACCCCCCCGGCAACTCCTCTGTTCCCTTCATTAGAGATGGAAGCTAATGCAGTGGACTACCCAATGCAGCGGGAAATACCGATTTTGCAGCCTCTTTCACGGGTAATGGTACTATCAATGACAACGGCCATCTCAGCTTTCTATATTGAACCGTAA
- the LOC104427024 gene encoding benzyl alcohol O-benzoyltransferase gives MAPQDSLVFKVRRCEAELVRPARPTPREHKRLSDVDDQEGLRFQIPAIHFYPGDGSGRDPARAIREGLARALVFYYPFAGRLRELPGSRKLVVDCNEEGVLFVEADADVTLDQFGDALQPPFPCLEELIFDVPGSSAVLDAPVLLIQVTRLKCGGFIFAVRLNHAMSDAAGLVQFMTAVGEMAKGADAPSVLPVWQRELLDARDPPRITCTHREYEQVEDTKGTLIPLDDMEHRSFFFGAAQMSALRSRVPPHQRASSTFEVLTACLWRCRTIAIQPDPEEEVRVLCIGNARTKFNPPLPAGYYGNAFAFPVAVTRADKLCQNPLGYALELVKKAKADVTEEYMRSLADLMVLRGRPHFTVVRSFLVSDTTKAGFGNVDFGWGKPVYGGPAKGGVGAIPGVASFYIPFRNREGENGIVVPVCLPAPAMRIFVQELDALLKDPPPSTNTNKSTFVISSL, from the exons ATGGCGCCTCAGGATTCTTTGGTGTTCAAGGTGCGGAGATGCGAGGCCGAGCTGGTccgtccggcgaggccgacgcccCGCGAGCACAAGAGGCTGTCGGACGTCGACGACCAGGAGGGCCTCCGGTTCCAGATCCCTGCTATCCATTTTTACCCGGGCGACGGGTCCGGGCGGGACCCGGCGCGTGCCATCCGAGAGGGGCTCGCCAGGGCGCTGGTGTTCTACTACCCCTTCGCGGGCCGCCTGAGGGAGCTCCCCGGTAGCCGGAAGCTGGTGGTGGACTGCAACGAGGAAGGGGTGTTGTTCGTGGAGGCTGACGCGGACGTCACCCTCGACCAGTTCGGGGACGCCCTCCAGCCTCCCTTCCCTTGCCTGGAGGAGCTCATCTTCGACGTCCCCGGCTCCTCCGCCGTCCTCGACGCCCCTGTCTTGCTCATTCAG GTGACTCGTCTCAAGTGCGGGGGCTTCATCTTTGCTGTGCGCCTCAACCACGCGATGAGCGACGCTGCGGGGCTGGTCCAGTTCATGACGGCGGTGGGGGAGATGGCGAAGGGCGCCGACGCCCCTTCGGTCCTCCCTGTGTGGCAACGGGAGCTGCTGGACGCCCGAGACCCGCCACGGATCACGTGCACCCACCGGGAGTACGAGCAGGTGGAGGACACCAAGGGGACCCTCATCCCGCTCGATGACATGGAGCACCGCTCCTTCTTCTTCGGGGCTGCCCAGATGTCTGCACTCCGCAGCCGGGTGCCTCCCCACCAGCGCGCGAGCTCCACGTTCGAGGTCCTCACCGCGTGCCTCTGGCGATGCCGCACCATCGCGATCCAGCCCGACCCCGAGGAGGAGGTGCGGGTGCTGTGCATCGGAAACGCCCGGACCAAGTTTAACCCGCCCCTGCCGGCCGGGTACTACGGGAATGCTTTCGCGTTCCCCGTGGCGGTGACAAGGGCAGACAAGCTGTGCCAGAACCCGCTGGGATACGCGCTGGAGCTGGTGAAGAAGGCCAAGGCGGACGTGACGGAGGAGTACATGAGGTCCCTGGCGGACCTGATGGTGCTAAGGGGGAGGCCCCACTTCACGGTGGTGCGGTCCTTCCTGGTGTCGGACACGACCAAGGCCGGGTTCGGGAACGTGGACTTCGGTTGGGGGAAGCCGGTGTACGGTGGCCCGGCCAAGGGGGGAGTCGGGGCCATCCCCGGGGTGGCCAGCTTCTACATCCCCTTCAGGAACCGGGAGGGCGAGAATGGCATCGTCGTCCCGGTGTGCCTGCCGGCCCCGGCCATGCGAATATTCGTGCAGGAGCTGGACGCCTTGCTGAAGGATCCACCGCCCAGCACTAACACCAACAAGTCAACCTTTGTCATTTCTTCCCTGTGA